Below is a genomic region from Aurantimonas sp. HBX-1.
GCCGAACTGATCGGGGCGTCCTCCGGCATCGGCTACATGATCATCAACTCGCAGGCGCTGATGGCGACTGGCCAGATCATCTTCGGCATCATCGTCATCGGGCTGATCGGCCTCGTCTCGGACTTTCTGTTCAAGTCGATCAACCGCTGGCTCTTCGCCTGGAGGCTGGCGTGAGCGAACTCGTCATCGCCGGCCTCGGCCGGGTGTTTCCCGCGGTCAAGGGCGGCAAGCCGACCGTCGCGCTGCAGCCGACCGACCTCACCGTGCCGTCGGACGACTTCGTCACCATTCTCGGCCCGTCCGGCTGCGGCAAGTCCACGCTGCTGCGCATCATCGCCGGGCTCGACCGGCCGACCACCGGCACCGTGACGCTGGACGGGGAGGCGATCACCGGCCCCGGGCCGGACCGCGGGATGGTGTTCCAGTCCTACACGCTGTTTCCCTGGCTGAGCGTTGCCGACAACATCGCCTTCGGCCTGCGCGAGAAGCGCATGGGCGAGGCCGAGAAGCGCGAGATCGTCGGCTTCTATGTCGACCAGGTCGGGCTCAAGGGCTTCGAGAAGCATTGGCCGAAACAGCTGTCGGGGGGCATGCAGCAGCGCACCGCGATCGCGCGGGCGCTTGCCAACGACCCGAAGATCCTGCTGCTGGACGAGCCCTTCGGCGCGCTCGACAACCAGACGCGCGGGCTCATGCAGGAACTCCTGCTCGGCATCTGGGAGCGCGAGCACAAGATGGTGCTGTTCGTCACCCACGACATCGAGGAGGCGATCTTCGTCGGCTCGCGGGTGGTGACGATGTCGGCGCGGCCGGGCCGGATCAAGTCGATCCTGCCCGTCGACCTGCCGCATCCGCGCCACTACAGGATGAAGTCGAGCCCGGAATTCAGCGAGATGCGCGCCCGGCTGACCGAGGAGATCCGCGCCGAGGCGATCCAGGCCGATCGCGGCGAACTGGCCCGCTCATAGACGGGTCGTCAGCCGGTGGCTCTGCGGGTGCACCATGCGCACCGCGGTGATCGGCCGGGCAAGCAGCCATGTGCGCCGCTCGCCGACGAAGACCGGCTCGCTGATCCCGACGTCGAGGATCTTCGCCTCGCGCGCCGTCGGCAGAGCGGCGAGGAAGGTGAATTCGGCCCGCGAGAAGGGGGCGGCACCGACGAGCCATTCGTTCGGCCCCAGGGTCTCAAAGCTTTCCTCCAGCGCGCGCGGTGCGGCATCCGGATTGATCAGCCGATCCTCGAACTGATAGGGGCGCTCGTCGGCGAGATGCAGGCATTCGAGGTGCAGAACCATGTCGCCGGGCGCGACGCCCAGGCGTTCGGCGTCCCGTGCATCCGCCGCCCGGGCTTCCCGCGCCAGCAGCACGTAGCGATAGGCGGCGCCGGCCGCGGCGACCTCCTGGGCGACGAGCGGAATGGCGAAACGGGCCTGGCGGACGGGATGCAGCGCGACGCGGGTGCCGACCTTGCGCTTGCGCTCGATCAGCCCGGCGCGCGCCAGTTCCTGCAGCGCCCGGTTGACGGTCGCCCTGGCTGCGCCGAACTCGGCAGCCAGCGCCTCCTCGCCGGGGATCAGCGCGCCGGCCTTCCAGGTCTGGTCGCCGATGCGCCTGGCGATCTCGTCCTTGATCACGCGGAACGAGGATCGGGCGACGGGTTTCATAGGCGCGCCATGACGTCGGCCAGCACGGCACGATAGCGCCGGGTCAGCGCCTCCGCATCGATGTGCCGACCCTCCCGCACGACGTGGCGCCCCGCTGACCAGACATCGGTCACGGCCTCGCGACTGCCGGTGAAGATCCAGCCGTCGAGGAGGCCGTCGCGCTTGCCGGAGCCGGCGAAGCGGGTCGGGTCGAGCGCGACGAGATCGGCAAAGGCGCCGACCCGGATCGCATCCGCCTCGCGGCCGAGCGCCCGGGCGCCGCCCCGGAGCGCGCCGTCGTAGAGGCGTCGACCGACGGAGCCGCCGGGACCGGCGAGCATGGAGCGACCTCGGTGCTTGAGCCGCTGCGAATATTCCAGCTGGCGCAGCTCCTCGATGGCGCTGATGCGGATGTTGGAGTCCGAGCCGATTCCGAAGCTGCCGCCGGCTTCCAGGAAGGCGACGCCCTCGAAGATGCCGTCGCCGAGATTGGCCTCGGTGACCGGACAGAGGCCGGCCACGGCGCCGGAGCGGG
It encodes:
- a CDS encoding ABC transporter ATP-binding protein, with translation MSELVIAGLGRVFPAVKGGKPTVALQPTDLTVPSDDFVTILGPSGCGKSTLLRIIAGLDRPTTGTVTLDGEAITGPGPDRGMVFQSYTLFPWLSVADNIAFGLREKRMGEAEKREIVGFYVDQVGLKGFEKHWPKQLSGGMQQRTAIARALANDPKILLLDEPFGALDNQTRGLMQELLLGIWEREHKMVLFVTHDIEEAIFVGSRVVTMSARPGRIKSILPVDLPHPRHYRMKSSPEFSEMRARLTEEIRAEAIQADRGELARS
- a CDS encoding GntR family transcriptional regulator, giving the protein MKPVARSSFRVIKDEIARRIGDQTWKAGALIPGEEALAAEFGAARATVNRALQELARAGLIERKRKVGTRVALHPVRQARFAIPLVAQEVAAAGAAYRYVLLAREARAADARDAERLGVAPGDMVLHLECLHLADERPYQFEDRLINPDAAPRALEESFETLGPNEWLVGAAPFSRAEFTFLAALPTAREAKILDVGISEPVFVGERRTWLLARPITAVRMVHPQSHRLTTRL